From the Leptolyngbya iicbica LK genome, the window TCATCCTCGAAAGCACCCAAGACATCTTTGGCCTTGACAACCGTAGCACCAACATCGCTTTCCGTAATTTAGATGGCGGTCGTCTCACCCAAGTGCAGGCCACCCTCTTCATTTTGGGAGCCACGGGCAGTTCCATGGAAATTCGCCGCCAACTTTTAGACATAGCCAATCAAAAAATGACGGAACGCCTCAAATCCTACGGCATCTCCTTCGATATTGAAGAGCCCACTGTCTACGTCGATTCCCCCATCACGATTTAGGTTGGACGCTGGATCGGCGATGGGCCACTTGCCATATTTCCTGTTGTTAATTTCATTGAGTATCGACCTGGATGGATAGCGAAGCCTTTGATCTGAGAAGCTTTTTAGAAACTTTAGGCATCACCTTTGGCAACACGCCAACGCTAGTCATTTTTGGGGTGTCGTTATTTCTTGCCCTGCTGATTGGTCGTTTCACGCCCGGTATTGTCCGGTTGTTTATTCGGCGATTTGCCCCCGGTCAGGTCACCCACCTGTACGAAAACTTGATCGCTCCATTAAGTGGGGCCTTTCAGTTTGCCGGGACAATGTTGCTAGTCTCGCTGTCGATGGTCTGGCTCGATCAAGACTTCCGCGCTTTAGCTGCCTTTTTGAACCCTTTCATAGACTTGGCGCTAATCAGCAGCATCGCTTGGCTAGCCTCGCGAGTTTTTGGACGGATCTTCCGCGTCTATGGAGTGGAGTTGCTGAAAAAGATGGGCCGCGAAGTTGATGAGATGCTGTTGGTTTTTGAAACGATCACCAACGTAGTCATCGGCTTTATTGCGGTGCTAGCCTTTGCCCAGAGTCAGGAATTCAACCTGGTAGGACTCTTTGCCAGTTTGGGGATTGGTGGTTTGGCGATCGCTTTTGCTGCCCAAAAAATTCTCGAACAGTTACTCAGTACCATCGTGATTTATCTCGATCGCCCCTTCATTCCCGGTGAGTATATTCGCCTCAGCGATGGACAACTGGGCCGAGTGGAATCCATCGGATTGCGATCGACGAAAATCCGCACCGCCGCCAAAAGCACCCTGTTCATCCTCCCCAACTCTACCCTGCTGAACATGGAAATCGAG encodes:
- a CDS encoding mechanosensitive ion channel family protein is translated as MDSEAFDLRSFLETLGITFGNTPTLVIFGVSLFLALLIGRFTPGIVRLFIRRFAPGQVTHLYENLIAPLSGAFQFAGTMLLVSLSMVWLDQDFRALAAFLNPFIDLALISSIAWLASRVFGRIFRVYGVELLKKMGREVDEMLLVFETITNVVIGFIAVLAFAQSQEFNLVGLFASLGIGGLAIAFAAQKILEQLLSTIVIYLDRPFIPGEYIRLSDGQLGRVESIGLRSTKIRTAAKSTLFILPNSTLLNMEIENVTRAKKVMVMLYLDFNRRLTDEDAALVRQVITRGTNSVFGVDPDSTSIVFPHSGEDNGRADYYMRRARVTFFILGSNESSIELRKRLLELANDTISKTLDSYGIHFDMQEPTVYVESPVTL